The following coding sequences lie in one Manis javanica isolate MJ-LG chromosome X, MJ_LKY, whole genome shotgun sequence genomic window:
- the HCFC1 gene encoding host cell factor 1 isoform X2, with protein MASAVSPANSPAVLLQPRWKRVVGWSGPVPRPRHGHRAVAIKELIVVFGGGNEGIVDELHVYNTATNQWFIPAVRGDIPPGCAAYGFVCDGTRLLVFGGMVEYGKYSNDLYELQASRWEWKRLKAKTPKNGPPPCPRLGHSFSLVGNKCYLFGGLANDSEDPKNNIPRYLNDLYILELRPGSGVVAWDIPITYGVLPPPRESHTAVVYTEKDNKKSKLVIYGGMSGCRLGDLWTLDIETLTWNKPSLSGVAPLPRSLHSATTIGNKMYVFGGWVPLVMDDVKVATHEKEWKCTNTLACLNLDTMAWETILMDTLEDNIPRARAGHCAVAINTRLYIWSGRDGYRKAWNNQVCCKDLWYLETEKPPPPARVQLVRANTNSLEVSWGAVATADSYLLQLQKYDIPATAATATSPTPNPVPSVPANPPKSPAPAAAAPAVQPLTQVGITLLPQAAAAPPTTTTIQVLPTVPGSSISMPTTARTQGVPAVLKVTGPQATTGTPLVTMRPASQAGKAPVTVTSLPAGVRMVVPTQSAQGTVIGSNPQMSGMAALAAAAAATQKIPPSSAPTVLSVPAGTTIVKTVAVTPGTTTLPATVKVASSPVMVSNPATRMLKTAAAQVGTSVSSAANTSTRPIITVHKSGTVTVAQQAQVVTTVVGGVTKTITLVKSPISVPGGSALISNLGKVMSVVQTKPVQTSAVTGQASTGPVTQIIQTKGPLPAGTILKLVTSADGKPTTIITTTQASGAGTKPTILGISSVSPSTTKPGTTTIIKTIPMSAIITQAGATGVTSTPGIKSPITIITTKVMTSGTGAPAKIITAVPKIATGHGQQGVTQVVLKGAPGQPGTILRTVPMGGVRLVTPVTVSAVKPAVTTLVVKGTTGVTTLGTVTGTVSTSLAGAGGHSTSASLATPITTLGTIATLSSQVINPTAITVSAAQTTLTAAGGLTTPTITMQPVSQPTQVTLITAPSGVEAQPVHDLPVSILASPTTEQPTATVTIADSGQGDVQPGTVTLVCSNPPCETHETGTTNTATTTVVANLGGHPQPTQVQFVCDRQEAAAARVTSTVGQQNGSVVRVCSNPPCETHETGTTSTATTATSNMAGQHGCSNPPCETHETGTTSTATTAMSSLSTGQQRDAWHTCVASTTPTVVRVSVAAGAPERALGSVRPLCQTRQSSVSSSSMTVVATGAPCVAGPFLRPSLSLEAGGHSATFVQLAPPSGQVRSSGPSGKDSPAAGLGQLVSVGRQLEVHGTHTATIPTISCTALGAGEPREVRGTPMPAYESSPSATVTVTALEALLCPSAIVTQVCSNPPCETHETGTTNTATTSNAGSAPRVCSNPPCETHETGTTHTPTTATSSGGAGQDEGGQQLPTSRPCETHQTTSTGTTMSVSVGALLPNTAPSHRTLESGLEVAAPPTVAPQAGTSLLAVFPAQRVCSNPPCETHETGTTHTATTVTSNMSSNQDPPPAASDQGEVESTQGDSVNITSSNAITTTVSCPLTRAVTTVTQSTPVPGPSVPKISSLTETTPGALSTEVPIPATITVTIANTESSDMPFSAVDILQPPEELQASPGPRQQLPPRQLLQPASTPLMGDSAEVLSTSQTSELQAAVDLSSTGDPSSGQEPASSAVVATVVVQPPPPTQSEVDQLSLPQELMAEAQAGTTTLMVTGLTPEELAVTAAAEAAAQAAATEEAQALAIQAVLQAAQQAVMGTGEPMDTSEAAAAVTQAELGHLSAEGQEGQATTIPIVLTQQELAALVQQQQQLQEAQVQQQHHHLPTEALAPADSLNDPTIESNCLNELAGAVPSTVALLPSTATESLAPSNTFVAPQPVVVASPAKLQAAATLTEVANGIESLGVKPDLPPPPSKVPVKKENQWFDVGVIKGTNVMVTHYFLPPDDAVPSDDDSGTVPDYNQLKKQELQPGTAYKFRVAGINACGRGPFSEISAFKTCLPGFPGAPCAIKISKSPDGAHLTWEPPSVTSGKIIEYSVYLAIQSSQAAGEPKSSTPAQLAFMRVYCGPSPSCLVQSSSLSNAHIDYTTKPAIIFRIAARNEKGYGPATQVRWLQETSKDSSGAKPATKRPMSSLEMKSAPKKSKADGQ; from the exons ATGGCTTCGGCCGTGTCGCCCGCCAACTCGCCAGCTGTGCTTTTGCAGCCCCGCTGGAAGCGAGTGGTGGGCTGGTCGGGTCCAGTGCCCCGGCCCCGCCACGGCCACCGCGCCGTGGCCATCAAGGAGCTCATCGTGGTGTTCGGCGGCGGCAACGAGGGGATAGTGGACGAACTGCACGTGTACAACACGG CAACCAACCAGTGGTTCATCCCAGCCGTGAGAGGGGATATTCCCCCTGGGTGTGCAGCCTATGGCTTTGTATGTGATGGGACTCGCTTACTGGTGTTCGGTGGAATGGTGGAGTACGGGAAATACAGCAACGACCTCTATGAGCTTCAG GCAAGCCGGTGGGAGTGGAAGAGACTCAAAGCAAAGACGCCCAAAAATGGGCCCCCTCCATGTCCTCGGCTTGGGCACAGCTTCTCCCTTGTGGGCAACAAATGCTACCTGTTTGGGGGTCTGGCCAACGACAGTGAGGACCCTAAGAACAACATTCCAAG GTACCTGAATGACTTATACATCCTGGAACTGCGGCCAGGCTCTGGAGTGGTAGCCTGGGACATCCCTATCACTTATGGCGTCCTGCCCCCGCCCCGGGAGTCACATACTGCTGTGGTCTACACTGAGAAAGACAACAAGAAGTCTAAGCTGGTGATCTACGGAGGGATGAGTGGCTGCAGGCTGGGGGACCTCTGGACTCTGGATATCG AGACTCTGACATGGAATAAGCCAAGTCTCAGTGGGGTGGCACCTCTTCCTCGAAGTCTCCACTCAGCCACAACCATAGGAAACAA AATGTACGTGTTTGGTGGCTGGGTGCCTCTCGTCATGGATGACGTCAAAGTGGCCACACACGAGAAGGAGTGGAAGTGTACCAACACACTGGCTTGTCTCAACCTGG ATACCATGGCCTGGGAGACCATCCTGATGGACACGCTGGAGGACAATATTCCCCGAGCCCGAGCCGGCCACTGTGCCGTAGCAATCAACACCCGCCTGTACATTTGGAGTGGGCGTGACGGCTACCGAAAGGCCTGGAACAACCAGGTCTGCTGCAAGGACCTCTGGTACCTGGAAACAG AAAAGCCACCACCCCCAGCCCGGGTACAGCTGGTGCGAGCCAATACCAACTCCCTGGAGGTGAGCTGGGGGGCAGTGGCAACAGCCGACAGTTACCTTCTGCAGCTCCAGAAATATGACATTCCTGCCACGGCTGCTACTGCCACCTCCCCCACACCCAATCCAGTCCCATCTGTGCCTGCCAACCCTCCCAAGAgccctgctccagcagcagccgCACCTGCTGTGCAGCCGCTGACCCAAGTAGGCATCACGCTCCTGCCCCAGGCTGCCGCTGCACCCCCGACTACCACCACCATCCAGGTCTTGCCGACGGTGCCTGGCAGCTCGATTTCCATGCCCACCACAGCCAGGACTCAAG GTGTCCCTGCTGTTCTCAAAGTCACCGGTCCTCAGGCTACGACAGGAACCCCATTGGTCACCATGCGACCTGCCAGCCAGGCTGGGAAAGCCCCTGTCACTGTGACCTCCCTTCCTGCAGGCGTGCGAATGGTCGTACCAACACAGAGTGCCCAAGGGACG GTGATTGGCAGCAACCCACAGATGAGTGGGATGGCTGCATTGGCAGCTGCAGCCGCTGCCACCCAGAAGATCCCTCCTTCCTCGGCGCCCACAGTGCTGAGTGTCCCAGCAGGTACCACCATCGTCAAAACTGTGGCCGTGACGCCTGGTACTACCACCCTCCCGGCTACTGTGAAGGTGGCCTCCTCACCAGTTATG GTGAGCAACCCAGCCACTCGCATGCTGAAGACTGCAGCTGCCCAGGTGGGGACTTCTGTCTCCTCCGCTGCCAACACATCTACCCGCCCCATTATCACTGTGCACAAGTCAGGGACTGTGACGGTTGCCCAGCAAGCCCAGGTGGTGACCACCGTGGTGGGTGGGGTCACCAAGACTATTACCCTGGTGAAGAGCCCCATTTCTGTCCCAGGAGGCAGTGCTCTG ATTTCCAATCTGGGCAAAGTGATGTCAGTGGTCCAGACCAAACCAGTTCAGACGTCAGCAGTCACAGGCCAGGCATCTACAGGCCCAGTGACTCAGATCATCCAG ACCAAAGGGCCCTTGCCAGCTGGGACTATCCTGAAGCTGGTGACCTCAGCAGATGGCAAGCCCACTACCATCATCACTACCACGCAGGCCAGTGGGGCTGGGACTAAGCCCACCATCCTGGGCATCAGCAGTGTGTCCCCCAGCACCACCAAGCCTGGCACAACCACCATCATCAAGACCATCCCCATGTCAGCCATCATCACACAGGCGGGCGCCACGG GTGTGACCAGCACTCCTGGTATCAAGTCCCCCATCACCATTATCACCACCAAGGTCATGACATCAGGAACTGGAGCACCTGCCAAAATCATCACTGCTGTTCCCAAGATTGCCACTGGCCATGGGCAACAGGGAGTGACCCAG GTGGTGCTAAAGGGGGCCCCTGGACAGCCAGGCACCATCCTCCGCACTGTGCCCATGGGGGGCGTCCGCCTAGTCACCCCTGTCACTGTCTCCGCTGTGAAGCCTGCTGTCACTACACTGGTTGTGAAGGGCACCACAG GCGTCACAACCCTTGGCACTGTGACGGGCACCGTTTCTACCAGCCTTGCTGGAGCTGGGGGCCACAGTACCAGTGCCTCCCTGGCCACGCCCATCACCACCTTGGGCACCATTGCCACCCTCTCAAGCCAGGTGATCAACCCCACTGCCATCACTGTGTCAGCTGCACAGACCACGCTGACAGCAGCTGGTGGGCTCACAACCCCCACCATCACCATGCAG CCTGTTTCTCAGCCTACCCAGGTGACTCTGATCACAGCACCCAGTGGGGTCGAGGCCCAGCCTGTACATGACCTCCCTGTGTCCATTCTGGCCTCGCCAACTACAGAACAGCCCACAGCCACAGTTACCATTGCTGACTCGGGCCAGGGTGATGTGCAGCCCGGCACTGTGACGCTGGTGTGCTCCAACCCGCCCTGCGAGACCCATGAGACAGGCACCACCAACACCGCCACCACCACAGTCGTAGCTAACCTCGGGGGGCACCCCCAGCCCACCCAAGTGCAGTTCGTCTGTGACAGACAGGAGGCAGCTGCTGCTCGTGTGACCTCGACAGTGGGGCAGCAGAACGGCAGTGTGGTTCGCGTCTGCTCCAACCCGCCATGTGAGACCCACGAGACAGGCACCACCAGCACGGCCACCACTGCCACCTCCAACATGGCTGGGCAGCACGGCTGCTCCAACCCGCCCTGCGAGACCCATGAGACGGGCACCACCAGCACAGCCACCACCGCCATGTCAAGCCTCAGCACTGGCCAGCAGCGAGACGCCTGGCACACCTGTGTGGCCAGTACCACCCCCACTGTGGTCCGGGTCAGTGTGGCTGCTGGGGCGCCGGAGAGAGCCCTGGGTTCTGTCAGGCCGTTGTGCCAAACCCGCCAGAGCAGTGTGAGCAGCAGCAGCATGACTGTGGTGGCCACTGGGGCCCCATGTGTGGCTGGCCCGTTCCTCAGGCCAAGCCTGTCCCTGGAGGCTGGTGGCCACAGCGCCACATTTGTGCAACTGGCCCCTCCAAGTGGCCAAGTCAGGTCCAGCGGCCCCAGTGGCAAGGACAGTCCTGCAGCAGGCCTGGGTCAGCTGGTGTCTGTGGGGCGTCAGCTGGAGGTACATGGCACCCATACAGCCACCATCCCCACCATATCCTGCACCGCCCTGGGTGCAGGGGAGCCCCGTGAAGTGCGGGGGACCCCCATGCCTGCATATGAGAGCTCGCCTAGTGCCACTGTAACTGTGACAGCCCTGGAGGCACTGCTGTGCCCCTCAGCCATCGTGACCCAAGTCTGCTCCAACCCGCCCTGCGAAACTCACGAGACGGGCACTACCAACACCGCCACTACCTCGAATGCAGGCAGTGCCCCGCGGGTCTGCTCTAACCCGCCTTGCGAGACCCACGAGACAGGCACCACCCATACACCCACCACTGCCACCTCCAGTGGGGGTGCGGGCCAGGATGAGGGTGGGCAGCAGCTGCCCACCAGCCGTCCCTGTGAGACGCACCAGACCACGTCCACCGGTACCACCATGTCAGTCAGTGTGGGTGCCCTGCTCCCCAACACCGCCCCCTCCCACAGGACCCTGGAGTCCGGCCTGGAGGTGGCAGCACCGCCCACCGTCGCTCCCCAGGCTGGGACTTCCTTGCTGGCTGTTTTCCCAGCACAGAGGGTGTGCTCCAACCCCCCCTGTGAGACGCATGAGACAGGCACCACGCACACAGCCACCACTGTCACCTCTAACATGAGTTCAAACCAAG ATCCCCCCCCAGCTGCCAGTGACCAGGGAGAGGTGGAGAGCACCCAGGGCGACAGCGTGAACATCACCAGCTCTAATGCCATCACCACGACCGTTTCCTGCCCACTGACACGGGCTGTAACCACCGTGACACAGTCCACACCTGTCCCGGGCCCCTCGGTGCCG AAGATCTCATCATTGACTGAGACTACCCCAGGGGCTCTGAGCACCGAAGTCCCCATCCCAGCCACGATAACAGTGACCATAGCCAACACAGAATCTTCTGACATGCCCTTCTCTGCTGTTGACATCCTGCAGCCCCCAGAGGAACTCCAGGCCTCACCAGGGCCTCGCCAGCAGCTGCCGCCACGGCAACTCCTGCAGCCTGCCTCCACACCCCTGATGGGGGATTCCGCCGAGGTCCTGTCTACTTCCCAGACCTCTGAGCTCCAGGCCGCTGTGGATCTGAGCAGTACAGGGGACCCATCTTCAGGCCAGGAGCCTGCCAGCTCAGCTGTGGTGGCCACTGTGGTAGTTCAGCCACCCCCACCCACGCAGTCTGAAGTAGACCAGTTGTCACTTCCCCAAGAGCTGATGGCTGAGGCCCAGGCGGGTACCACCACTCTCATGGTAACAGGGCTCACCCCTGAGGAGCTAGCAGTGACTGCTGCCGCCGAAGCAGCTGCCCAGGCTGCAGCCACAGAGGAAGCCCAGGCCCTAGCCATTCAGGCAGTGCTCCAGGCCGCGCAGCAGGCTGTCATGG GCACTGGGGAGCCCATGGATACATCTGAGGCAGCGGCAGCCGTGACCCAGGCAGAGCTGGGCCACCTGTCAGCTGAGGGCCAGGAGGGCCAGGCCACCACCATCCCCATCGTGCTGACACAACAGGAGCTGGCTGCTCTggtgcagcagcagcagcagctccagGAGGCACAGGTCCAGCAACAGCACCATCACCTCCCCACTGAGGCGCTGGCCCCTGCTGACAGCCTCAACGACCCAACCATTGAGAGCAACTGCCTCAATGAGTTGGCTGGGGCCGTCCCCAGCACTGTAGCCCTGTTGCCCTCCACAGCCACTGAGA gCCTGGCTCCATCCAACACATTTGTGGCCCCCCAGCCAGTCGTGGTAGCCAGCCCTGCAAAGCTGCAGGCCGCAGCTACTCTGACTGAAGTGGCCAACGGCATTGAGTCCCTGGGTGTG AAGCCAGACCTACCACCCCCACCAAGCAAAGTCCCCGTGAAGAAGGAAAACCAGTGGTTTGATGTAGGGGTCATTAAGGGTACCAATGTAATGGTGACACACTATTTCCTGCCACCAGATGATGCTGTCCCATCTGAC GATGATTCAGGCACTGTGCCAGACTATAACCAGCTGAAGAAGCAGGAGCTGCAGCCAGGCACAGCGTATAAGTTCCGTGTTGCCGGGATCAATGCCTGTGGCCGGGGGCCTTTCAGCGAGATCTCAGCCTTTAAGACATGTCTGCCTGGTTTCCCAGGGGCCCCCTGTGCCATTAAAATCAGCAAA AGTCCAGATGGTGCTCACCTCACCTGGGAGCCGCCTTCAGTGACCTCCGGCAAGATCATTGAGTACTCAGTGTACCTGGCCATCCAGAGCTCCCAGGCTGCAGGGGAGCCCAAGAGCTCCACCCCGGCACAGCTGGCCTTCATGCGGGTGTACTGCgggcccagcccctcctgcctcgTGCAGTCCTCCAGCCTCTCCAATGCCCACATCGACTACACCACCAAGCCCGCCATCATCTTCCGCATCGCCGCCCGCAACGAGAAGGGCTACGGCCCAGCCACCCAAGTCAGGTGGTTACAAG AAACCAGTAAGGACAGCTCTGGCGCCAAGCCAGCCACCAAGCGGCCCATGTCCTCCCTGGAGAT GAAATCTGCTCCAAAGAAATCTAAGGCAGACGGTCAGTGA